A single genomic interval of Bradyrhizobium japonicum USDA 6 harbors:
- a CDS encoding IS5 family transposase (programmed frameshift): MRAGLFWLNDRQWARIEPHLPRGLTGPDRDDDRRIVSGIIHMLQSGARWRDCPREYGPYTTIYNRFNRWAKRGRWCAIFEALAKPGEDGVVLSLDSTSIKAHRCASGGKGGSTNQAIGRSRGGRTTKIHALSDPLCRPVVLHLTPGQDADIAAAPDVLALAPPMSVLLADKGYDGDKLRGEIIRRGAKPVIPNKSNRVVIHRFNKRAYKGRNVIERCFCRLKDFRRIATRYDKLARNFLAAVHLAALVAYWLN; encoded by the exons ATGCGCGCTGGTTTGTTTTGGCTGAACGACAGGCAATGGGCGCGTATCGAACCGCATCTGCCGAGGGGACTGACGGGGCCGGATCGGGACGACGACCGACGCATCGTCAGCGGCATCATTCACATGCTGCAATCGGGTGCACGATGGCGTGATTGTCCACGTGAATACGGCCCTTACACGACGATCTACAATCGCTTCAATCGCTGGGCCAAGCGAGGACGATGGTGCGCAATCTTCGAAGCGCTGGCCAAGCCTGGCGAAGACGGCGTCGTACTGTCGCTCGACTCGACCTCGATTAAAGCTCACCGGTGTGCCTCCGGCGGAAAAGGGGGGAGCACAA ATCAAGCAATCGGCCGCTCGCGCGGAGGCCGCACGACAAAAATCCATGCGCTGAGCGATCCGCTCTGCCGGCCGGTCGTCCTGCATCTGACTCCAGGCCAGGATGCCGATATCGCTGCGGCTCCCGATGTCCTGGCGCTCGCGCCACCCATGAGCGTGCTCCTCGCCGACAAAGGGTATGATGGCGACAAGCTTCGCGGCGAAATCATTCGTCGTGGCGCCAAGCCCGTAATCCCCAATAAATCTAACCGTGTCGTCATCCATCGCTTCAACAAACGCGCCTACAAAGGACGAAATGTCATCGAACGCTGCTTTTGCAGGCTCAAGGACTTCCGGCGCATCGCCACGCGATATGACAAGCTCGCCCGTAATTTTTTGGCCGCTGTTCATCTCGCCGCTCTCGTCGCATATTGGCTCAATTGA
- a CDS encoding IS630-like element ISRj1 family transposase, whose protein sequence is MIPEAREVHLSRKDRKVLEACCRSPVTLQRDLKRARIVLLAADGRSTRSIAKEVGVQPRIVSLWRHRYADHGLEGLQDKPRPGKQPIYTKTTDKRILKLLDKPPPQGFARWTGPLLAEALGDVDVQYVWRFLRSHKIDLVARKSWCESNDPNFTAKAADVVGLYVAPPAKAIVLCVDEKPSIQALERAQGYLKLPNGRALTGQSHDYKRHGTTTLFAALEVATGKIIATHSKRRRRVEFLDFMNSVTATFPNRKLHVILDNLNTHKKNEDWLKAHPNVQFHFTPTSASWLNQVEVWFSILQGQSLSGTSFTSLKQLQEHIDAYVNAYNDRAEPFVWTKKKVRQRRFKGRRITQL, encoded by the coding sequence ATGATACCCGAAGCAAGAGAAGTCCACCTTTCGAGGAAAGATCGCAAGGTGCTTGAGGCGTGCTGTCGCTCACCGGTGACGTTGCAGCGCGATTTGAAGCGGGCGCGGATAGTTCTGTTGGCGGCGGATGGGCGCAGCACCCGGTCGATCGCCAAGGAAGTTGGGGTCCAGCCGCGGATTGTCAGCCTTTGGCGGCATCGCTATGCCGACCATGGCCTTGAAGGGCTGCAAGACAAGCCGCGGCCTGGCAAGCAGCCGATCTATACGAAGACGACCGACAAGCGGATTCTGAAGCTGCTGGATAAGCCGCCACCGCAAGGGTTTGCGCGCTGGACCGGCCCCCTGCTGGCCGAGGCGCTGGGCGATGTCGATGTCCAATATGTCTGGCGGTTCCTGCGCAGCCACAAGATTGACCTGGTGGCTCGCAAGTCCTGGTGCGAGAGCAACGACCCGAACTTTACGGCCAAAGCCGCCGATGTTGTCGGCCTCTATGTCGCGCCGCCGGCGAAGGCCATTGTGCTGTGCGTGGACGAGAAGCCCTCGATCCAGGCTTTGGAGCGAGCGCAGGGTTATCTGAAGTTGCCCAATGGCCGCGCCTTAACCGGCCAAAGCCACGATTACAAGCGGCATGGCACCACAACATTGTTTGCGGCGCTCGAAGTCGCCACCGGAAAGATCATCGCGACCCATTCAAAACGCCGGCGCCGCGTCGAGTTTCTCGATTTCATGAACAGCGTCACCGCGACTTTTCCGAACCGCAAGCTTCACGTCATCCTCGACAACCTCAACACCCATAAAAAGAACGAGGACTGGCTCAAGGCCCACCCCAACGTGCAATTTCATTTCACGCCGACAAGTGCGTCATGGCTCAATCAGGTCGAAGTATGGTTTTCCATCTTGCAGGGGCAGTCGCTCAGCGGCACCTCCTTCACGAGCCTCAAGCAGCTTCAGGAACACATCGATGCCTACGTCAACGCATACAACGACAGAGCCGAGCCCTTCGTCTGGACCAAGAAAAAGGTCCGTCAACGCCGTTTCAAAGGCCGCCGTATCACTCAGCTCTGA